A section of the Deinococcus taeanensis genome encodes:
- the asnS gene encoding asparagine--tRNA ligase: MSVHSSIHDLKQHVGQTVTLHAWLTDKSGKGKIQFLKLRDGSGFVQATVFKNDVSEDVFEQAKRLTQEQAVTVTGEVRADDRAPGGVELAVQDLSPISENHAEYAITPKEHGIEFLMDHRHVWLRHRRPWAIMRVRDCVQRAVVDFFHGEGFIRFDAPFFTPNAAEGTTELFEIDLFGEDKAYLSQTGQLHAEAGAFAFGKVYTFGPTFRAEKSKTRRHLLEFWMIEPEVVPSNHAENMALQERFVSFIVRRALSECQEELKVLGRDVTRLEGAAEGNYPRVTYTDALDIVRQHIESRDLPPNVQEDVQPVEWGDDLGAPHETILGHHFDRPVIIERYPAAIKAFYMQPDPLDPRVALCDDMIAPEGYGEIIGGSERIHDYDLLKSRIEHEGLPVEAFEWYLDLRRTGSMPHAGFGMGLERVIAWITGIDHIREAIPFPRMLTRMRP, from the coding sequence ATGAGCGTTCATTCCAGCATTCACGACCTGAAACAACATGTGGGTCAGACGGTCACGCTGCACGCGTGGCTGACGGACAAAAGTGGCAAGGGGAAGATCCAGTTCCTGAAGCTCCGTGACGGGAGTGGCTTCGTGCAGGCCACTGTCTTCAAGAACGATGTCAGTGAAGACGTGTTCGAGCAGGCCAAACGCCTCACGCAGGAGCAGGCGGTCACGGTCACCGGTGAGGTCCGCGCCGATGACCGCGCCCCGGGTGGAGTGGAGCTCGCGGTGCAGGATCTCTCCCCCATCAGCGAGAATCACGCGGAGTACGCCATTACGCCCAAGGAGCACGGCATTGAGTTCCTGATGGATCACCGGCACGTGTGGCTACGGCACCGTCGTCCCTGGGCGATCATGCGCGTGCGCGACTGCGTGCAGCGTGCGGTCGTGGATTTCTTCCATGGCGAGGGGTTCATCCGGTTCGACGCGCCGTTCTTCACGCCGAACGCCGCGGAAGGCACCACGGAACTGTTCGAGATTGACCTGTTCGGTGAGGACAAGGCGTACCTTTCCCAGACCGGACAGCTGCATGCCGAGGCAGGAGCGTTCGCGTTCGGGAAGGTGTACACCTTCGGCCCGACGTTCCGCGCTGAGAAAAGCAAGACGCGCCGGCACCTGCTGGAGTTCTGGATGATCGAGCCCGAGGTGGTGCCCAGCAACCATGCGGAGAACATGGCGCTTCAGGAGCGGTTCGTGAGTTTCATCGTGCGCCGCGCCCTGAGTGAATGTCAGGAGGAACTGAAGGTCCTCGGTCGTGACGTCACCAGACTGGAGGGCGCGGCTGAGGGCAACTACCCGCGCGTCACTTACACGGACGCTCTGGACATCGTGCGTCAGCACATCGAGAGCCGGGATCTGCCGCCGAACGTTCAGGAGGACGTTCAGCCTGTCGAGTGGGGCGACGATCTGGGTGCGCCGCACGAGACGATTCTCGGGCATCACTTTGACCGTCCGGTGATTATTGAACGTTACCCGGCAGCCATCAAGGCGTTCTACATGCAGCCTGACCCGCTGGACCCACGCGTGGCGCTGTGTGACGACATGATTGCTCCTGAAGGGTACGGCGAGATTATTGGGGGCAGTGAACGCATCCATGATTACGATCTGCTGAAATCGCGCATTGAGCATGAGGGACTGCCCGTGGAGGCCTTCGAATGGTACCTGGATCTGCGCCGGACGGGCAGCATGCCGCACGCAGGCTTTGGGATGGGCCTGGAACGGGTGATCGCATGGATTACGGGCATTGACCACATTCGTGAGGCCATTCCGTTCCCACGGATGTTGACGCGAATGCGGCCTTAA